A single window of Oceanotoga teriensis DNA harbors:
- a CDS encoding chemotaxis protein CheW: protein MSDIDLKKLTFKLDEEIFGISVCSVKTIIGMMNITRVPRTPNYVKGIINLRGKVIPVVDLRIKFEMKEKTYTERTCIIVVEIFNGDNQKLMGLIVDDVSEVITLTEESIESPPEYGLKIQDEFLIGMAKYKEKVIMLIDINKVLSVDEKNLIKDLGREE from the coding sequence TTGTCTGATATTGATTTAAAAAAACTAACTTTTAAACTCGATGAAGAAATCTTTGGAATATCTGTTTGTTCAGTTAAAACAATAATAGGCATGATGAATATAACAAGGGTTCCAAGAACACCTAATTATGTCAAAGGAATAATAAACTTAAGAGGAAAAGTCATACCTGTGGTAGATCTTCGAATAAAGTTTGAGATGAAAGAAAAAACTTATACTGAAAGAACATGTATTATAGTAGTTGAAATTTTTAATGGTGATAATCAAAAACTTATGGGTTTAATAGTTGATGATGTTTCAGAAGTAATAACCCTTACTGAAGAATCTATAGAATCTCCTCCTGAATATGGTTTGAAGATACAGGATGAATTTTTAATTGGAATGGCTAAATATAAAGAAAAAGTAATAATGCTTATAGACATAAACAAAGTTCTTAGTGTGGACGAGAAAAATCTTATAAAAGATCTCGGGAGGGAAGAATGA